The Antarcticibacterium flavum genome contains the following window.
CATTTGGCAAATTCATTAATAATGGGTAATGCATTTTCCAGGCGCAGGGATTTACGCTGTTCCGGGCTTAAGTTGTGTTCTCGCGCTTGAGCTTCCACCGCGTAGAGTTTTTGGATGAAGCTCAGGGCTATTTCGGCACGTTCCCTGTCATTATCCTTTGCTTTATCAAATTCTCTTCTGGCATGGGCCCAGCAGTTCAGGTGGGTAACCCCCTCCCGCTTGCCAATCTTGTCATAGGCAGCATAGCCATCACTTTGGAGGTAGCCTTTAAAATCAGCCAGTACATGGTCGGCAGCCTCTCGGCTTCGTCCCCGGTGATAATCAAAGAGTACGCTTCCATCCATAGGGTTATGGTACACCCAATAGTAGCCCTGGTGGGTGGTGCCTTTTTTATTCTTGTCGATTACTTTTATCGGGGACTCATCCGCCTGGAGGTACCCCATTGACCTGGTGTCCTCCAATAGATGTTGATAAAGGATATCTAATATTTTAAGACTTTGCCTGGTCCAGCCTTCTAAAGTGGAAGAGGCAATGGGGATATCTGCTCTTTTAAAGCGTTGCAGTTGCCGGTAAAGCGGGAGATGATCCTCATACTTATCGACCAGAATGGAAGCCAGGAGTCCGGCTCCCGGAATGCCTTTTTCAATCACCCGCTCGGGCAATTCTCCAATGATTACTCCTTCTTTATTTTTAGGAGCATACTTATAGCGGATGTAACGTTTGATGTAGTATTTAGCTGGCTCGTATTCCAGCTCATTGGTCACTTCCTTGCCGATACAGATCATATCGGTGATATCTTCCTGGGGATAGATTTCAATTTCTTCTACCGGAAGATGCTCAGGCAGGGCCATTCGCCCTTTATGGACGGAAGTTCTTTTGCGACGCTCATAGCTGAGCTTCTCTTTTAACTCGGCTTCTTGTTTTTCCGCTTTTTCCGGCTCCATCTCAAAGGGAAGACTCATCTGGTTTTTATCCCCTTCGAAGCGTTCCCTTTTTTGACCAAAAGCCAGGCGCTTATAATAAGCTAATTGGAATTTAAGATCGATATTTTCTTTTTCTGCTTTCGCCCTTCTCTCAGTCTCCTTATCAAGGAGTGCCAAAAGCTCATCTTTAGTAAGATTTTCTATGGGTTTTTGCATGGGTTAAAGATACGAAAACCACACTTTTAAACCTATTGTCAACCCTTGTTTTTACTGGGTTTTTGTTACTTTTTTATCTGGGATACCTCAGTTTCTGATGGGCTTTTTTTACCTGCAGGCCTTCCA
Protein-coding sequences here:
- the tnpC gene encoding IS66 family transposase: MQKPIENLTKDELLALLDKETERRAKAEKENIDLKFQLAYYKRLAFGQKRERFEGDKNQMSLPFEMEPEKAEKQEAELKEKLSYERRKRTSVHKGRMALPEHLPVEEIEIYPQEDITDMICIGKEVTNELEYEPAKYYIKRYIRYKYAPKNKEGVIIGELPERVIEKGIPGAGLLASILVDKYEDHLPLYRQLQRFKRADIPIASSTLEGWTRQSLKILDILYQHLLEDTRSMGYLQADESPIKVIDKNKKGTTHQGYYWVYHNPMDGSVLFDYHRGRSREAADHVLADFKGYLQSDGYAAYDKIGKREGVTHLNCWAHARREFDKAKDNDRERAEIALSFIQKLYAVEAQAREHNLSPEQRKSLRLENALPIINEFAKWMFQQMKHQLILPKSPIGKAFRYSMDRWDQLSAYLYDGILEIDNNLIENAIRKLALGRKNYLFAGSDDAAQRGAIMYSFFAICKKHEVNPYEWLKYTLENIMSINHKDIRNLYPQNYKKLQQG